A region of the Bombus pyrosoma isolate SC7728 linkage group LG15, ASM1482585v1, whole genome shotgun sequence genome:
TGTAATATAGGTGTTGATAAAGATCTACAAATCAATAAATCCAAATGATATTACACATAGCaatcgatataaaaaaaattgaaacttacTGTTTTATCTCATCAATAATGGGATCGATCATTGCCGGAATAGCaatctttgaaaaatgattaagtTCTGCTAAAAATTTAGGTTcttgaaaagaataatttgtgtataattcataaataaaattaattaatttgttaaatgcTTTAAAATAATCATCTGATAGAAGCTGAAAAATGATGATTATACGAAAGTTTTTCtaatgataaattatgaatttggcattcttaatttacttttatcgaaGACATGTTACCACCAAGGAAAAAAATCCAGGCTTATTCACATGTTGATCTAGGTACATTTTTCTTGACTTTAATATCAAGTCGGTATAGAAATCTTTCATATCTTCTGGTTTTTCCATTTCTGGCgacttaaaataaattacagatttgtattattttatacctatataatcttatacatatattaattgaaaacaatGACACCCTGCCTGtcgaaagaaaagtaaaatattcaatacaaACTCTTCTTGTTAATAGTTCTTCACTTGATTCACTAAGTTCATCTGTAAACGAAGGTACTGTTCCTCGAATCAATGTATTACGACGCTGCAAAAGTTTTGCTTGATGTCTTTTACGCCTTAATTGTTCATCTTCCACTATAACATTTGAATGCTCATCTAAAAttacctaaaaaaaaaaagagaaaaagaataaaattacttacaaCTGTTATGTGTTGGATAGAGGTATGCAAGAACTAGAAAATGTATGAAACCCGATAGTTGGAATGAAACAGAAATACATCGGATTGGGTCGAATTCACGAAAGTATCGGGTTTCCTAAGAATATCCGAGATTCTCAAAAATCACCTGTATCAAGACCTGCTTTAATGAATAAGACTgtgttcaaattttctattttttaagcGTTTTCGGAAATCacattatgaaatttatttatttagttatttttatttatttaatttattaatataaaattataaaatgtggAAGATTGAGTGGAAATAGTGTAACAAATAagtaatatctaaatataatattttattttgaaatagcATGTAAAAATGTCAGTTTCTCCACAATTTCAAATAGTAGTCTTATCCTGTTCAGTGTAACAGTATTATTACACAATACTGTCtgaaaacgtagaaaaatcaGCTGTTTTACAtgcgaatttaaaataaaatatatttagatattactTATTTGGTGCACTATTTCCGCTCAATTTTCcacatttcataattttatattaataaattaaataagtaaaaataactaaataaataaatttcataatgtGATTTCCGAAAACGtctaaaaaatcaaaaattcgAAACCACGATCGTATTCATTAAAGCGAATCTTGAAATGGGCTCTCGGATTTTTCGAGAATCCCAAGCATTTTCGGAAATCCCAACACTTTCGGGAAATCCGGACGTTCTCGGGAAACTTGTCAATTTCGAGAATtccgaaaatttcaataaccGGTCCCGGTATCGAAAAAAATGCCCATCCAGATCCTGCATACCTCTAGTGCTAGGCAAACTTAATACTCGTAATCCTTTATCATCAAAATGTGAATTAATGTCTTGTTcctgaaatttaatataatgtgATGTTTTGTCTTTCATTTCTGTTGTACCCTGCACAGCTTCATCATCAAATATTGTTACATTTCCCAATGTATTATGAGTTGTTTTATCATCAGTTTCTGTTGCCAGTGGAATTTTGGGAAGTAATTTAAGATCTCTTATAATCTATAAGcaagtttaaaataatatttgtagcaCTATGAGCAGtataataaagatatgaaattgTTCATacatcatttaaaatttctttaataaaatttatatcactTCCTATGGGTATTGCTGAACTTTCTtcagataataaattttctttactaTCTTTAGTACATGTATAAACATAAAACCTTTCTTGTATCCATTCACGGTggatttcttcatttttcggGAGCACAAGAACTGCTCTACTATTGGAGTACCGGTTACGCATTTGAATGGTTGCATGTAAATCCGTTTGTGTTAtaccaattttatttcttaattttaaggAAGCAATTTGATTGtgatctatataaatataaatgaaagcatcttggaagatatttttgtagaaaatttaatttatctaacTAACGAAATCCATAGCTGTATCCTAATCTCTCTTGAATTGCTAAAAATTCTCCATGGCGAGACATATCATTAAATTCTTCTCTAtctacaaaaatgtaaaattgattttcactTTCATCTTCTGAGCTTTTTGTTGTATACCACTGACAATATTGGACctgtgataaattattattttaatccgacatattaaaaattaattagaatattactTTCTTTGATAATGTTTGGATCGCGTGAAGAGCCAAAGATAATTTTCTCACTGCACTTGGACCTGTGAGTATTATTATAGGTGGGCTCACTTCATCATATGGTGTTACATGGAGATCAATTTtaggaatatttaattgctCTAATAAAGTTAGCTTTGTTATAGTGCGAGCAGCTGTTAAATTTACTGGTGGTGCAAATAGAGCAACTGCAGCaatctatttaaataaattctttaataatttatataagttGATAATTATCAATACTTGATTATATACCTTTTCTGAAGTAGATACATTAACACCATCGATAATCTGTATACTTGGTAAGGAAAATAGAAGTACAGCTTTATAATTAGGCCACTTTGTGCAACTATTACCTCTAAAATCTACTTCTTGTATTAAACCAGTgagatttaataattctaataaatcaTTGATTCTATTAAACTTTAAATCTATCACGCGTAAACTATATGCATCCTATAGTTTTAAACACATTGTTAcagtttaaatattcatctaattattaaatatggaattattaccttaaaaaattctaaagtaGACAATTTATTGTATCCTAAATATAATTTCCGCAAATCAGATAAAGTACTTATGCCATATCCAGGAATAGCAGATTTATATGACAGTATACAGTTACCTTCTAAATTTAgttcttgaatatttaatctATCCAAATTTTCAATGTGCTCAATTAagttatatgataaatttaaatatttcaaatatctaaaaataaaatacgtaatgtataaataaagtcatattttatttaattacataagaAGGCATGCTAACTTCAAATTTTGCAAACCAGTAATGGTTTCAATTGCATTATGTGACAAATCCAAGTGAACAATACTCCAGAAATCACTGATATCATGCatttttgatatataattgtatgataaatttacatatgtcAAATACCAAGGaggtgaaaaatttaaaatagtatTCATTCTGTTATGTGCTACATTTAAGTACATTAAGTAAGGTACTCCTCCCAGAGgtgataaatttgtaatataattatatgcaagatcaatatattgtaaataacgGTGGTAACTtaacattgtaatatttgatagTGACTGGAAAAAGGTTGTTTTCatcatatttgttttataaaatattatgtttctaatataaaataatataccatATTTCTCATAATACATTTGCTTAATATATAAAGACTATTTTCAGGAGATTTAGTCAAGAATGATTTTCCAACTCCTATTAGTCTGTCAGTAAGATATCCACAGAATTCTATATCAtcaaatgatatttctttaagATTTCTTAACTTCTTAACTGGTGCTCTACCATCATCCCATAAACTGATATCTAGAGCATAACTACTCCAGTTGTTTTCAGTTGcacattgtattattttttgatcTACTGAAAGTGATATTTGATCAAgcaatgaaaatgaaagattggACTgtgaaaacgaataaattataattatttcaattatatcataaaataaaattagttttatattaaGCAAAATTTACATTGGATGAAGACTTTGAAGTAGTTGATATAGAATCATTAGATGCAATTtcaaataacatatatctatcCTCCATAGTTTCCCAACTCATATCACTATGTGATAGCAAATCTTTATCATCATTTTCGATAACTGTATCATCCTTCTGCAAAGGTACCTTTGGTACAGAAATCCTACCAATTGCATCTTGAGAAAGTAGTGATTCAGAAGTAgaaaacaaataagaaaactgtaattataagcatagaaattaatttttgtatgaatgatatcaattttaattttataaaactaatCAATTTGAGCAGAAGTATAATTTTACTCTTTTTTCATCCATTATTGCTTGCttgaaacattaattatttatctttgtgataaattattttcatataaaaccACTAATAcacaattttctattgtttcttAACAACTGAATATACACAAGGCTACCAAATTATGTAAAGAAACCACAATTTGTTATAAAGTTTGTTCATAACaatcttatttatataacaataatatccCTATACAAGGAATTAACATCCCAACGAAAAGGAATTTTGAATGGTCTGGACTCTAGACAGAGCTGCAAATAGCataattcttttcaaattcgtAAGGTTCTTGCGGTAGCTCGTAACACGCATCATCCAATCAGCAGAgccgaataaaaatttttcttcttcatagAAATATAGGGCAAGaagttaaaatgaaataaaattatctaaatatgaaataagatttattttataataaatcatacctaaattttttagtatgcatttttaaaatacaatcattttttttttttttttttgagataATTCACTTGCTATACTCATaaagtaaaatgtatttttcttgaataattattaaatttctaatgtaaatcaatttcccataaaatttgcaattctttATTATTCGCCTCTTCAAGTAGCAACGATATTCACAAAggtgcaataaaatattcaaagtagagTGTTTAGtacataaaacaaatttctatttagtcGTTTCCTTAGTTATGttcataaagatataaaaatgtataaaaatccgcagtgtattaataagaaaattatcgatagCAGCCGACCCATTCGAAATTTTCGCGGTGCGAAAGAAGCGACAACTTCCGGTACGATTTGGCAATTACTTCCTGTGAGTGACCATTTATGTTCATTCGCGATCCGTGCGTCGTGT
Encoded here:
- the LOC122575891 gene encoding leucine-rich repeat and guanylate kinase domain-containing protein-like, with the translated sequence MDEKRFSYLFSTSESLLSQDAIGRISVPKVPLQKDDTVIENDDKDLLSHSDMSWETMEDRYMLFEIASNDSISTTSKSSSNSNLSFSLLDQISLSVDQKIIQCATENNWSSYALDISLWDDGRAPVKKLRNLKEISFDDIEFCGYLTDRLIGVGKSFLTKSPENSLYILSKCIMRNMSLSNITMLSYHRYLQYIDLAYNYITNLSPLGGVPYLMYLNVAHNRMNTILNFSPPWYLTYVNLSYNYISKMHDISDFWSIVHLDLSHNAIETITGLQNLKYLKYLNLSYNLIEHIENLDRLNIQELNLEGNCILSYKSAIPGYGISTLSDLRKLYLGYNKLSTLEFFKDAYSLRVIDLKFNRINDLLELLNLTGLIQEVDFRGNSCTKWPNYKAVLLFSLPSIQIIDGVNVSTSEKIAAVALFAPPVNLTAARTITKLTLLEQLNIPKIDLHVTPYDEVSPPIIILTGPSAVRKLSLALHAIQTLSKKVQYCQWYTTKSSEDESENQFYIFVDREEFNDMSRHGEFLAIQERLGYSYGFHHNQIASLKLRNKIGITQTDLHATIQMRNRYSNSRAVLVLPKNEEIHREWIQERFYVYTCTKDSKENLLSEESSAIPIGSDINFIKEILNDIIRDLKLLPKIPLATETDDKTTHNTLGNVTIFDDEAVQGTTEMKDKTSHYIKFQEQDINSHFDDKGLRVLSLPSTRGMQDLDGHFFRYRDRLLKFSEFSKLTSFPRTSGFPESVGISENAWDSRKIREPISRFALMNTIVVSNFVILDEHSNVIVEDEQLRRKRHQAKLLQRRNTLIRGTVPSFTDELSESSEELLTRRSPEMEKPEDMKDFYTDLILKSRKMYLDQHVNKPGFFSLVLLSDDYFKAFNKLINFIYELYTNYSFQEPKFLAELNHFSKIAIPAMIDPIIDEIKQSLSTPILQRRTLLRMYGVTSWKDLMPSQIVEDSTDVAD